In the Hordeum vulgare subsp. vulgare chromosome 7H, MorexV3_pseudomolecules_assembly, whole genome shotgun sequence genome, one interval contains:
- the LOC123412626 gene encoding uncharacterized protein LOC123412626 produces MECSKWCTNSFVLPWTGGTRLAHEISGSEQAVSNLERILDQGSAASQQLQMRAMEILTELALDPSANLAMETKQNLINKQVHIFLDEGKEEDLRITAGRTLLALLSKATGTISVVCIMSEYNHSIVDQLTEILDAKNMVIYRTIAAEILENLCALHMNMMDKNHVKNTLLPKVLTEVLTSKKKPPSEALEWHVSKASGDIEENPLQEDEENQRVEQNGKINSSEQNESQTTMMELKEVLLSLTSVIFDKLIISAEEFDDVARKVAPGEGEFVAKLKTIVEENCKATANSLRIVKLCGQIAVTMMRRSQYNTQFKDQKFVETLSEASSITCKLESCMLFAGTDCGAKKTARPLLSDLVKEAQVLVA; encoded by the exons ATGGAGTGTTCAAAGTGGTGCACCAACTCATTCGTGCTCCCGTGGACTGGTGGCACAAGGCTGGCCCATGAAATATCCGGTAGCGAGCAGGCTGTGAGCAACTTGGAGAGGATTCTTGATCAGGGCAGCGCAGCTAGCCAACAACTGCAGATGCGAGCTATGGAGATACTCACAGAATTGGCTTTGGATCCGTCTGCTAACCTCGCCatggaaacaaaacaaaatctcaTCAACAAGCAGGTGCACATCTTCCTTGATGAAGGGAAAGAAGAAGACCTTAGGATTACGGCTGGGAGAACACTACTGGCATTACTATCCAAGGCGACAGGAACTATCTCCGTGGTGTGTATAATGAGCGAATACAATCACAGCATTGTTGATCAACTCACTGAAATACTTGATGCTAAGAACATGGTCATATACAGAACAATAGCTGCTGAGATCTTGGAGAATTTGTGTGCTCTACATATGAATATGATGGACAAGAATCATGTGAAGAACACCTTGCTGCCAAAG GTGCTGACAGAAGTTTTAACCAGTAAAAAGAAACCCCCGTCAGAAGCACTGGAATGGCATGTGTCCAAAGCATCAGGAGATATTGAAGAAAATCCACTTCAAGAGGACGAAGAAAATCAACGTGTGGAGCAAAATGGCAAAATCAATTCATCAGAGCAAAATGAATCGCAGACAACTATGATGGAATTGAAGGAAGTATTGTTATCCCTTACTTCGGTGATATTTGACAAGCTGATAATCAGTGCAGAGGAATTTGATGATGTGGCTCGAAAGGTTGCCCCAGGAGAAGGTGAATTTGTGGCCAAGCTCAAGACTATAGTAGAAGAGAACTGCAAGGCCACGGCTAATAGCCTAAGAATCGTCAAGCTTTGCGGTCAGATTGCTGTTACAATGATGCGGCGCAGCCAGTACAACACACAATTCAAGGATCAGAAATTCGTGGAGACATTGTCTGAGGCTTCAAGTATCACGTGTAAGCTTGAAAGCTGCATGCTCTTCGCTGGGACTGATTGTGGCGCCAAGAAGACTGCCAGGCCCCTCCTCTCAGATCTTGTGAAAGAGGCACAAGTGTTGGTTGCTTAA
- the LOC123410465 gene encoding protein ENHANCED PSEUDOMONAS SUSCEPTIBILITY 1-like has translation MPSPTPSSRMVRVVSTRTVAPPPRPRESMRIPLTTWDASMLSSNYIQKGLLFHKPPSSSPSPFNAADHLAAALAHALLHYYPIAGRFVTEQHKDDLTGAVVGCSVHVDCAGQGVELVHAVADGVAMADVVPPDADAPRELLAQFFQLTGAVNYGGKDQPLFAVQVTELADGVFVGFAYNHALSDGTAFWDFVNYWAALGRASLGLAPSPPAPKPSFERWSPDGGPAGPAVLPCADVSELIERAPPPRLRERMLHFSAESLAALKERAREELLAAGDTAGAAALTKFQALSSLLWRCITRARRLSPDQETTCRAAINNRGRLRPQLPQEYFGNSIYAIGTEPARAAELLDRGHGWAAAAVGRAVAAHTDAAIRARVAAWTAKPMVYTYRFFDPSGTMMGSSPRFDMYGCDFGWGKPVAARSGLANKFDGKTSLYPGREGGGSIDAELTLSPENMAALERDEEFWAAVTPDARLPAQEKEKKAS, from the coding sequence ATGCCGTCGCCGACGCCGTCCAGCAGGATGGTGCGCGTGGTCTCGACGCGCACGGtggcgccgccgccgcgcccgcgTGAGAGCATGCGCATCCCGCTCACCACCTGGGACGCCTCCATGCTCTCCTCCAACTACATCCAGAAGGGCCTCCTCTTCCACAAGCCCCCCTCATCCTCGCCCTCGCCCTTCAACGCCGCCGACCACCTCGCCGCCGCACTCGCCCACGCGCTCCTCCACTACTACCCCATCGCCGGCCGCTTCGTCACGGAGCAGCATAAGGACGACCTCACCGGCGCCGTCGTCGGCTGCTCCGTCCATGTCGACTGCGCCGGCCAGGGAGTCGAGCTCGTCCACGCCGTGGCCGACGGGGTGGCCATGGCGGACGTCGTCCCGCCCGACGCCGACGCGCCGCGCGAACTGCTGGCCCAGTTCTTCCAGCTCACCGGCGCCGTCAACTACGGCGGCAAGGACCAGCCGCTGTTCGCCGTGCAGGTCACCGAGCTTGCCGACGGGGTGTTCGTCGGGTTCGCCTACAACCACGCGCTCTCCGACGGCACCGCCTTCTGGGACTTCGTCAACTACTGGGCGGCCCTGGGACGCGCCAGCCTCGGCCTAGCTCCCTCTCCACCGGCGCCGAAGCCCTCGTTCGAGCGCTGGTCGCCCGACGGCGGCCCGGCGGGTCCGGCCGTGCTGCCGTGCGCCGACGTGTCGGAGCTCATCGAGCGGGCGCCACCGCCGCGGCTGCGCGAGCGGATGCTGCACTTCTCTGCCGAGTCCCTGGCGGCGCTCAAGGAGCGCGCGCGGGAGGAGCTCCTGGCCGCCGGCGACACGGCTGGCGCCGCCGCGCTGACCAAGTTCCAGGCGCTGTCCTCGCTCCTCTGGCGCTGCATCACCCGCGCCCGGCGCCTCTCGCCGGACCAGGAGACGACGTGCCGCGCGGCCATCAACAACCGCGGGCGGCTCCGTCCGCAGCTCCCGCAGGAGTACTTCGGCAACAGCATCTACGCCATCGGCACCGAGCCGGCGCGCGCCGCGGAGCTCCTCGACCGCGGGCACGGctgggcggcggcggccgtgGGGCGGGCCGTGGCGGCGCACACGGACGCGGCCATCAGGGCGCGCGTGGCGGCGTGGACGGCCAAGCCCATGGTGTACACGTACCGCTTCTTCGACCCGTCGGGGACCATGATGGGCAGCTCGCCGCGGTTCGACATGTACGGCTGCGACTTCGGGTGGGGGAAGCCCGTGGCGGCGCGCAGCGGCCTGGCCAACAAGTTCGACGGCAAGACGTCGCTGTACCCCGGCCGGGAGGGCGGCGGCAGCATCGACGCCGAGCTCACGCTGTCGCCCGAGAACATGGCGGCGCTGGAGCGCGACGAGGAGTTCTGGGCCGCCGTCACGCCCGACGCGCGGCTGCCggcgcaggagaaggagaagaaggcaaGCTGA